The Pseudanabaena galeata CCNP1313 genome includes a region encoding these proteins:
- a CDS encoding toxin-antitoxin system TumE family protein, protein MSAILIAKAKEVRDDGSIVEIVIWELPQPLLPSMHSYKYRLYYGASGICRVRYDNERGKGDHRHYGDREEAYNFITLEQLLADFEQDVNGWSNP, encoded by the coding sequence CTATTCTTATTGCTAAAGCTAAAGAAGTTCGTGACGATGGCTCGATTGTTGAAATCGTGATTTGGGAACTTCCCCAGCCTCTACTGCCATCAATGCATAGCTACAAGTACCGACTTTACTACGGTGCTTCTGGCATTTGTCGAGTTCGTTATGACAATGAGCGCGGTAAAGGTGACCACCGCCATTATGGCGATCGCGAAGAAGCTTATAACTTCATCACACTTGAGCAACTACTGGCAGATTTCGAGCAAGATGTGAACGGATGGAGTAACCCATGA